A section of the Stenotrophomonas acidaminiphila genome encodes:
- a CDS encoding fumarate hydratase (catalyzes the formation of fumarate from malate) translates to MTSIKQEDLIQSIADALQYISYYHPVDYIKNLAAAYEREESPAAKEAMAQILINSRMCAEGHRPICQDTGIVTVFLEIGMNVRWDDATMGVEDMANEGIRRAYAYPDNKLRASVLADPAGKRTNTKDNTPGVVNVKVVPGDTVEVIVAAKGGGSEAKSKFAMLNPSDSIVDWVLKTVPTMGAGWCPPGMLGIGIGGTAEKAMLLAKEALMEPIDINELKARGPSNRAEELRLELYDKVNALGIGAQGLGGLTTVLDIKVKDYPTHAANLPVAMIPNCAATRHAHFTLDGSGPVMLDPPSLEDWPQITYDASKGTRVDLDTITPEEVASWKPGQTLLLNGKLLTGRDAAHKRMVDMLNRGEPLPVDLKGRFIYYVGPVDPVRDEVVGPAGPTTATRMDKFTRQILEQTGLLGMVGKAERGPAAIDAIRDNKSAYLMAVGGSAYLVSKAIKASKVVGFADLGMEAIYEFTVQDMPVTVAVDSTGESVHTTGPREWQARIGKIPVVVE, encoded by the coding sequence GTGACATCGATCAAGCAGGAAGACCTCATCCAGTCCATCGCCGACGCGCTGCAGTACATCTCGTACTACCACCCGGTCGACTACATCAAGAACCTGGCCGCGGCCTACGAGCGCGAGGAGTCGCCGGCGGCGAAGGAGGCGATGGCGCAGATCCTGATCAACTCGCGCATGTGCGCCGAGGGCCACCGCCCGATCTGCCAGGACACCGGCATCGTCACCGTGTTCCTGGAAATCGGCATGAACGTGCGCTGGGACGACGCCACCATGGGTGTGGAGGACATGGCCAACGAGGGCATCCGCCGCGCCTACGCCTACCCGGACAACAAGCTGCGCGCCTCGGTGCTGGCTGACCCGGCCGGCAAGCGCACCAATACGAAGGACAACACCCCGGGCGTGGTCAACGTCAAGGTCGTGCCCGGTGACACCGTGGAGGTGATCGTCGCGGCCAAGGGCGGCGGTTCGGAGGCCAAGAGCAAGTTCGCCATGCTCAACCCGTCCGATTCCATCGTCGACTGGGTGCTCAAGACCGTGCCGACCATGGGCGCGGGCTGGTGTCCGCCGGGCATGCTCGGCATCGGCATCGGCGGCACCGCCGAGAAGGCGATGCTGTTGGCCAAGGAAGCGCTGATGGAGCCGATCGACATCAACGAGCTCAAGGCCCGCGGCCCGTCCAACCGTGCCGAGGAGCTGCGCCTGGAGCTGTACGACAAGGTCAACGCGCTGGGCATTGGCGCGCAGGGCCTGGGCGGCCTGACCACGGTGCTGGACATCAAGGTCAAGGACTACCCGACCCACGCCGCCAACCTGCCGGTGGCGATGATCCCGAACTGCGCTGCCACCCGCCACGCGCACTTCACCCTGGACGGTAGCGGCCCGGTGATGCTGGACCCGCCGTCGCTGGAAGACTGGCCGCAGATCACCTACGACGCCTCCAAGGGCACCCGCGTCGACCTGGACACCATCACCCCGGAAGAAGTGGCCAGCTGGAAGCCGGGCCAGACCCTGCTGCTCAACGGCAAGCTGCTGACCGGCCGCGACGCCGCGCACAAGCGCATGGTCGACATGCTCAACAGGGGCGAGCCGCTGCCGGTGGACCTGAAGGGCCGCTTCATCTACTACGTCGGCCCGGTCGATCCGGTGCGCGACGAGGTGGTGGGCCCGGCCGGCCCGACCACGGCGACCCGCATGGACAAGTTCACCCGCCAGATCCTGGAGCAGACCGGCCTGCTGGGCATGGTCGGCAAGGCCGAGCGCGGCCCGGCCGCGATCGACGCGATCCGTGACAACAAGTCGGCGTACCTGATGGCGGTCGGCGGCTCGGCCTACCTGGTGTCCAAGGCGATCAAGGCCTCGAAGGTGGTCGGGTTCGCCGACCTGGGCATGGAGGCGATCTACGAGTTCACCGTGCAGGACATGCCGGTGACGGTGGCGGTCGATTCCACCGGCGAGTCGGTGCACACCACCGGCCCGCGCGAATGGCAGGCCCGCATCGGCAAGATCCCGGTGGTCGTGGAGTAA
- a CDS encoding glutathione S-transferase — protein sequence MSVVLYGSQSTASLVVHWLLIELGIEHELHQLDFERREQKSPGYLAINPAGRVPTLLIDGQVLTESAAIAMHLADLHPQAGLAPAPGTAARGAYYRWMCFCVYTLMPAYRAWFYPHEPAGEGNIDAVKGRARVQLEAAWQQVADHLQDEGPYMLGAQLSVVDFMMTMLMRWSRNMPCPSDAWPVLAAHARRMKDRPALAEVYRREGISDWT from the coding sequence ATGTCCGTCGTCCTGTATGGATCGCAAAGTACCGCTTCACTGGTGGTGCACTGGTTGTTGATCGAACTGGGCATCGAGCATGAGCTGCACCAGCTCGATTTCGAGCGGCGCGAGCAGAAGTCGCCCGGTTACCTGGCGATCAATCCGGCCGGCCGGGTGCCGACGCTGCTGATCGATGGCCAGGTGCTGACCGAGTCGGCCGCCATCGCCATGCACCTGGCCGACCTGCACCCGCAGGCGGGCCTGGCGCCGGCCCCCGGCACCGCGGCGCGCGGCGCGTACTACCGCTGGATGTGTTTCTGCGTCTACACCCTGATGCCGGCCTACCGGGCGTGGTTCTATCCGCATGAACCGGCCGGCGAGGGCAACATCGACGCGGTGAAGGGGCGTGCCCGGGTGCAGTTGGAGGCGGCCTGGCAGCAGGTGGCCGATCACCTGCAGGACGAGGGGCCGTACATGCTCGGCGCGCAGCTCTCGGTGGTGGACTTCATGATGACCATGCTGATGCGCTGGTCGCGCAACATGCCGTGCCCGAGCGACGCCTGGCCGGTGCTGGCCGCGCATGCGCGGCGGATGAAGGACCGCCCCGCGCTGGCCGAGGTCTACCGCCGCGAGGGCATCAGCGACTGGACCTGA
- a CDS encoding arsenate reductase (glutaredoxin) has protein sequence MKATIWHNNRCSNSRGALALLQQAGADIEVIDYLATPPDPATLRQLLDEMGIPARALLRSKEPAYAELGLADRLDDEAALVEAMAMHPALINRPIVRTPKGTALCRPPETVRTLL, from the coding sequence ATGAAAGCAACGATCTGGCACAACAACCGCTGTTCGAATTCGCGCGGCGCGCTGGCCCTGCTGCAGCAGGCCGGCGCCGACATCGAGGTCATCGACTACCTGGCCACGCCGCCGGACCCGGCCACCCTGCGCCAGCTGCTCGACGAGATGGGCATCCCCGCGCGCGCGCTGCTGCGCAGCAAGGAACCCGCCTATGCCGAACTGGGGCTGGCCGACCGGCTCGACGACGAGGCCGCGCTGGTCGAGGCGATGGCGATGCACCCGGCGCTGATCAACCGGCCGATCGTGCGCACGCCCAAGGGCACCGCGCTGTGCCGCCCGCCGGAGACGGTGCGCACGCTGCTGTAG
- a CDS encoding phospholipase yields MHISRARPALLLALSGCSAAVLAQESITTPASPQACFALDSDAARLSCYDSALGRTPADTRAADAAASAAQQTLKEAKASAREAEQPLPRRNELFAHDDLASAVANAGRGSMLDSRWELAKDSKLGLFQLRAYKPVYLLPAFWSSKPNRLPHSPNPANTATEAEDLDATELKFQLSFKTKVAENLFGDNGDIWVGYTQSSRWQAYNSEISRPFRETNYEPEAMLVFRNGYSLFGWNGRMTGISLNHQSNGRSDPLSRSWNRVILNVGLDRDNWAIMLRPWYRIPENGRDDNNPDIEDYIGRGDATVVYNRNGHEFSVTARHSLRGGDRSHGSVQLDYGFPLSRLLRGHVQVFDGYGESMIDYNHRATYVGVGVSLLEWF; encoded by the coding sequence ATGCACATCTCCCGCGCCCGCCCCGCCCTGCTGCTGGCCCTGTCGGGCTGCTCCGCCGCCGTCCTGGCGCAGGAGTCGATCACCACGCCCGCTTCGCCGCAGGCCTGCTTCGCCCTGGATTCGGACGCTGCGCGCCTGAGCTGCTACGACAGCGCGCTCGGCCGCACCCCGGCCGATACCCGTGCCGCGGACGCCGCGGCCAGCGCCGCGCAGCAGACGCTCAAGGAGGCCAAGGCCAGCGCCCGCGAGGCCGAGCAGCCGCTGCCACGACGCAACGAGCTGTTCGCCCATGACGACCTGGCCTCGGCCGTGGCCAACGCCGGCCGGGGGTCGATGCTGGACAGTCGCTGGGAGCTGGCGAAAGACTCCAAGCTCGGCCTGTTCCAGCTGCGCGCCTACAAGCCGGTGTACCTGCTGCCCGCGTTCTGGAGCAGCAAGCCGAACCGGTTGCCGCACTCGCCCAACCCGGCCAACACCGCGACCGAGGCCGAGGACCTGGACGCCACCGAACTGAAGTTCCAGCTCAGCTTCAAGACCAAGGTCGCCGAGAACCTGTTCGGCGACAACGGCGACATCTGGGTCGGCTATACCCAGAGTTCGCGCTGGCAGGCCTACAACAGCGAGATCTCGCGCCCGTTCCGCGAGACCAACTACGAGCCCGAGGCCATGCTGGTGTTCCGCAACGGCTATTCGCTGTTCGGCTGGAACGGGCGCATGACCGGCATCAGCCTCAACCACCAGTCCAATGGCCGCAGCGACCCGCTGTCGCGCAGCTGGAACCGGGTGATCCTGAACGTCGGCCTGGACCGTGACAACTGGGCGATCATGCTGCGGCCGTGGTATCGCATCCCGGAGAACGGCCGCGACGACAACAACCCGGACATCGAGGATTACATCGGCCGCGGCGACGCCACCGTGGTCTACAACCGCAACGGCCACGAGTTCTCGGTGACCGCGCGCCATTCGCTGCGCGGCGGCGACCGCTCGCACGGTTCGGTGCAGCTGGACTACGGCTTCCCGCTCAGCCGGTTGCTGCGCGGCCACGTCCAGGTGTTCGACGGCTATGGCGAAAGCATGATCGACTACAACCACCGCGCCACCTATGTCGGCGTCGGCGTCTCGCTGTTGGAATGGTTCTGA
- a CDS encoding cold-shock protein gives MSDRETGIVKWFNDAKGFGFISRENGEDVFVHFRAIQTQGFKSLKEGQKVTFTVVQGQKGLQADAVQPV, from the coding sequence ATGTCCGATCGCGAAACCGGCATTGTCAAGTGGTTCAATGACGCCAAGGGCTTCGGCTTCATCAGCCGCGAGAATGGCGAAGACGTGTTTGTGCACTTCCGCGCCATCCAGACCCAGGGCTTCAAGAGCCTGAAGGAAGGCCAGAAGGTCACCTTCACCGTGGTGCAGGGGCAGAAGGGCTTGCAGGCTGACGCCGTGCAGCCGGTCTGA
- a CDS encoding peptidoglycan-associated outer membrane lipoprotein precursor: MKIQLIAAGAIASLALAGCATSPGYGGSYGGGYNNGGYNNGGYNTTRCADCGIVTRIDTVASGRTAPSATGAILGGIVGAVAGHEISSHTGGSKGNQNISAAAGAAAGALAGNKIQQNVTGNSYDIQVRMDDGRVIVVNQKDLGGIRENTYVRVVNGRVVLR, from the coding sequence ATGAAGATCCAGTTGATCGCTGCGGGCGCCATCGCCAGCCTGGCCCTGGCCGGCTGCGCGACCTCCCCGGGCTATGGCGGCAGCTATGGCGGTGGCTACAACAATGGCGGCTACAACAACGGCGGTTACAACACCACCCGCTGCGCCGATTGCGGCATCGTCACCCGCATCGACACGGTGGCCTCGGGCCGCACCGCACCCTCGGCCACCGGCGCCATCCTCGGCGGCATCGTCGGCGCCGTGGCCGGCCATGAAATCTCCAGCCACACCGGCGGCAGCAAGGGCAACCAGAACATCTCCGCGGCGGCCGGCGCGGCGGCCGGTGCGCTGGCCGGCAACAAGATCCAGCAGAACGTCACCGGCAATTCCTACGACATCCAGGTGCGGATGGACGACGGCCGGGTGATCGTGGTCAACCAGAAGGACCTGGGCGGCATCCGCGAGAACACCTACGTGCGCGTGGTCAACGGCCGCGTGGTGCTGCGCTGA
- a CDS encoding tRNA threonylcarbamoyladenosine dehydratase encodes MKAQLRERFAGIDRLYGAGAIERLSASRVAVIGMGGVGSWVVEALVRSAVGHLTLIDADDICVSNTNRQLPAMAGQYGRNKAVAMAERCRAINPDASIEPVQAFLTAANMAELLDRGFDLVIDACDSFRVKVEAIAWCRRRKLPLITVGAAGGRTDPTLVRVRDVSRTEHDAMLALIRKKLRGEFNFPKNPQRYFGVPAVYSLENVKYPQADGSVCGLRPNLGADAALKLDCGAGLGAATHITGAFAFAAVGKALEMLLKPKA; translated from the coding sequence ATGAAAGCACAACTGCGCGAACGTTTCGCCGGCATCGACCGGCTGTATGGCGCCGGCGCCATCGAACGGCTGTCCGCCAGCCGGGTGGCGGTGATCGGCATGGGCGGCGTCGGGTCCTGGGTGGTGGAGGCGCTGGTGCGTTCGGCGGTCGGCCACCTGACCCTGATCGACGCCGACGACATCTGCGTGTCCAACACCAACCGGCAGCTGCCGGCGATGGCCGGCCAGTACGGGCGCAACAAGGCGGTGGCGATGGCCGAGCGCTGCCGTGCGATCAACCCCGATGCCAGCATCGAACCGGTGCAAGCATTCCTGACCGCAGCCAACATGGCCGAGCTGCTGGATCGCGGTTTCGACCTGGTCATCGACGCCTGTGACAGCTTCCGGGTGAAGGTGGAGGCCATCGCCTGGTGCCGACGCCGCAAGCTGCCGTTGATCACGGTGGGCGCGGCGGGCGGCCGCACCGACCCGACCCTGGTACGGGTGCGCGACGTGTCGCGCACCGAGCACGACGCGATGCTGGCGCTGATCCGCAAGAAGCTGCGCGGCGAATTCAACTTCCCCAAGAACCCGCAGCGTTATTTCGGCGTACCGGCGGTTTACTCGCTGGAGAACGTGAAATACCCGCAGGCCGATGGCAGCGTCTGCGGGCTGCGCCCCAACCTGGGCGCCGACGCGGCGCTGAAGCTCGATTGTGGTGCCGGCCTCGGCGCGGCGACCCACATCACCGGCGCGTTCGCCTTCGCCGCGGTCGGCAAGGCCCTGGAAATGCTGCTCAAGCCGAAGGCCTGA
- a CDS encoding DNAase, with product MQLVDSHCHLDAPAFDGDRDAVLARAGAAGVAAMVVPAVTAAGWPGLRQACAANPALHPAYGLHPMFLAEHRPPHLDALRAWVEREAPCAIGECGLDFFVEGLDADTQRQYFHAQLQLAREAGLPVIVHARRATEEVIHTLRRVGGLRGVVHSFSGSPEQARQLWDLGFLIGLGGPLTYPRANRLRTLVATMPLEFLLLETDAPDQPDAAIRGQRNEPARLPAVAAAIAGLRGQTVEEIAARTSENARRLFKLPPA from the coding sequence ATGCAGTTGGTGGACAGCCATTGCCACCTGGACGCCCCGGCGTTCGATGGCGACCGTGACGCGGTGCTGGCGCGCGCCGGTGCCGCCGGCGTGGCGGCGATGGTGGTACCGGCGGTCACCGCGGCGGGCTGGCCCGGGTTGCGCCAGGCCTGCGCCGCCAACCCCGCGCTGCATCCGGCCTACGGCCTGCACCCGATGTTCTTGGCCGAGCATCGCCCGCCGCATCTGGATGCGCTGCGCGCCTGGGTGGAGCGCGAGGCGCCCTGTGCCATCGGCGAGTGCGGGCTCGACTTCTTCGTCGAAGGCCTGGACGCCGACACCCAGCGCCAGTACTTCCACGCGCAGCTGCAGTTGGCGCGGGAGGCCGGGCTGCCGGTGATCGTGCATGCCCGCCGTGCCACCGAGGAAGTGATCCACACCCTGCGCCGCGTGGGCGGCCTGCGCGGGGTCGTCCACAGCTTCTCGGGCAGCCCGGAACAGGCGCGGCAGCTGTGGGACCTGGGCTTCCTGATCGGCCTGGGCGGACCGCTCACCTACCCGCGCGCCAACCGCCTGCGCACGCTGGTGGCGACCATGCCGCTGGAGTTCCTGCTGCTGGAAACCGACGCGCCCGACCAGCCCGATGCCGCCATCCGCGGCCAGCGCAACGAACCGGCGCGGTTGCCCGCCGTGGCCGCGGCCATCGCCGGCCTGCGCGGGCAAACGGTGGAGGAGATCGCCGCGCGCACCAGCGAGAACGCGCGGCGCCTGTTCAAGCTGCCGCCTGCATGA
- a CDS encoding phosphoenolpyruvate synthase (catalyzes the formation of phosphoenolpyruvate from pyruvate), with protein MNENILWLHELRLADLARVGGKNSSLGEMIGNLAGLGVSVPGGYATTAEAFKDFIAHNDLSKRIFDRLATLDVEDVNALTAAGGEIRGWVIDAPLQPALDKDIRDAYARLCADNGGGEVAVAVRSSATAEDLPDASFAGQQETFLNVTGADDVVRKVKEVFASLYNDRAIAYRVHHGFKHEDVFLSAGVQLMVRSGVGSSGVLFTLDTESGFRDVVFVTSSFGLGEMVVQGAVNPDEFYVYKPTLQAGKPAILRRALGSKAIRMVYSDVPGERVKVEDTPAALRNTFSISDEDVHELARQALTIEKHYGRPMDIEWAKDGVSGKLFIVQARPETVKSRSHATQIERFALTEKGGKVLAEGRAVGAKIGAGVARVVKTLDDMNRVQPGDVLIADMTDPDWEPVMKRASAIVTNRGGRTCHAAIIARELGVPAVVGSGNATQVIEDGQLVTVSCAEGDTGFIYEGKLGFERATTDLGNMPPAPLKIMMNVANPERAFDFGQLPNAGIGLARLEMIIASHIGVHPNALLEYDRQDEATKNKIDEKIAGYKDPVSFYVDRLAEGIATLTASVAPNPVIVRLSDFKSNEYANLIGGSNYEPHEENPMIGFRGASRYVDPSFSAAFALECQAVLRVRNEMGLDNLWVMIPFVRTLEEGRKVVEVLAQNGLKQGENGLKIIMMCEVPSNALLADEFLEIFDGFSIGSNDLTQLSLGLDRDSSIVAHLFDERNPAVKKLLSMAIKAARAKGKYVGICGQGPSDHPDLAEWLMQEGIESVSLNPDTVVDTWLRLAKSKAAS; from the coding sequence TTGAACGAGAACATCCTGTGGTTGCATGAACTGCGCCTGGCCGACCTGGCCCGCGTGGGGGGCAAGAATTCCTCGCTCGGCGAGATGATCGGCAACCTTGCCGGCCTGGGAGTCTCGGTGCCGGGCGGCTACGCCACCACGGCCGAGGCGTTCAAGGATTTCATCGCCCACAACGACCTGTCCAAGCGCATTTTCGACCGCCTGGCCACGCTCGACGTCGAGGACGTGAACGCCCTGACCGCCGCTGGCGGCGAGATCCGCGGCTGGGTGATCGACGCCCCGCTGCAGCCGGCGCTGGACAAGGACATCCGCGACGCCTACGCCCGCCTGTGCGCCGACAATGGCGGCGGCGAGGTGGCCGTGGCGGTGCGCTCGTCGGCCACCGCCGAAGACCTGCCCGATGCCTCCTTCGCCGGCCAGCAGGAAACCTTCCTCAACGTCACCGGCGCCGACGACGTCGTGCGCAAGGTCAAGGAAGTGTTCGCCTCGCTGTACAACGACCGCGCCATCGCCTACCGCGTGCACCACGGCTTCAAGCACGAGGACGTGTTCCTGTCCGCCGGCGTGCAGCTGATGGTGCGCTCGGGCGTGGGTTCCTCCGGCGTGCTGTTCACCCTGGACACCGAGTCCGGCTTCCGCGACGTGGTGTTCGTCACCTCCTCGTTCGGCCTGGGCGAGATGGTCGTGCAGGGCGCGGTCAACCCCGACGAGTTCTACGTTTACAAGCCCACGCTGCAGGCCGGCAAGCCGGCGATCCTGCGCCGCGCGCTCGGCAGCAAGGCGATCCGCATGGTGTATTCGGACGTCCCCGGCGAGCGGGTCAAGGTCGAGGACACCCCGGCCGCGCTGCGCAACACCTTCTCCATCAGCGACGAAGACGTGCACGAGCTGGCCCGGCAGGCACTGACCATCGAGAAGCACTATGGCCGCCCGATGGACATCGAGTGGGCCAAGGACGGGGTCAGCGGCAAGCTGTTCATCGTGCAGGCACGCCCGGAAACGGTGAAATCGCGCAGCCACGCCACCCAGATCGAGCGCTTCGCGCTGACCGAGAAGGGCGGCAAGGTACTGGCCGAAGGCCGTGCGGTCGGCGCCAAGATCGGTGCCGGCGTGGCGCGCGTGGTCAAGACCCTGGACGACATGAACCGCGTGCAGCCCGGCGACGTGCTGATCGCCGACATGACCGACCCCGACTGGGAGCCGGTGATGAAGCGCGCCTCGGCCATCGTCACCAACCGCGGTGGCCGCACCTGCCACGCGGCGATCATCGCCCGCGAGCTGGGCGTGCCGGCCGTGGTCGGCTCGGGCAACGCCACCCAGGTGATCGAGGACGGCCAGCTGGTCACCGTCAGCTGCGCCGAGGGCGATACCGGCTTCATCTACGAGGGCAAGCTGGGCTTCGAGCGCGCGACCACCGACCTGGGCAACATGCCGCCGGCGCCGCTGAAGATCATGATGAACGTGGCCAACCCGGAACGCGCCTTCGATTTCGGCCAGCTGCCGAACGCCGGCATCGGCCTGGCCCGCCTGGAAATGATCATCGCCAGCCACATCGGCGTGCACCCGAACGCGCTGCTCGAATACGACCGCCAGGACGAGGCAACGAAGAACAAGATCGACGAGAAGATCGCCGGCTACAAGGACCCGGTGAGCTTCTACGTGGATCGCCTGGCCGAGGGCATCGCCACCCTCACCGCCTCGGTCGCGCCGAACCCGGTGATCGTGCGCCTGTCGGACTTCAAGTCCAACGAGTACGCCAACCTGATCGGCGGCAGCAACTACGAGCCGCATGAAGAGAACCCGATGATCGGCTTCCGCGGCGCCAGCCGCTATGTCGACCCGAGCTTCTCGGCCGCGTTCGCCCTGGAGTGCCAGGCCGTGCTGCGCGTGCGCAACGAAATGGGCTTGGACAACCTGTGGGTGATGATCCCGTTCGTGCGCACCCTGGAGGAAGGCCGCAAGGTGGTCGAGGTCCTGGCGCAGAACGGCCTGAAGCAGGGCGAGAACGGGCTGAAGATCATCATGATGTGCGAGGTGCCGTCCAACGCACTGCTCGCCGATGAGTTCCTGGAGATCTTCGACGGCTTCTCGATCGGCTCCAACGACCTGACCCAGCTGTCGCTCGGCCTGGACCGCGATTCCTCCATCGTCGCCCACCTGTTCGACGAGCGGAACCCGGCGGTCAAGAAGCTGCTGTCGATGGCGATCAAGGCCGCACGCGCCAAGGGCAAGTATGTCGGCATCTGCGGCCAGGGCCCGTCCGACCATCCGGACCTGGCCGAATGGCTGATGCAGGAAGGCATCGAGTCGGTGTCGCTGAACCCGGACACCGTGGTCGATACCTGGCTGCGGCTGGCCAAGAGCAAGGCCGCCTCCTGA
- a CDS encoding phosphoenolpyruvate synthase regulatory protein (mediates the activation of PEP synthetase by an inorganic phosphate pyrophosphorylation and inactivates PEP synthetase by ADP-dependent phosphorylation) produces the protein MTAIRPVFYVSDGTGITAETVGHSLLTQFSGFSFVTDRMSFVDDVDKAHEAARRIRAAGERYQVRPIVVSSCVDSALGRILEESGALVLDVFAPFIGPLEQELESTRHSRIGQAHGMVDFDTYHRRINAMNFALSHDDGIAVNYDEADVVLVAVSRAGKTPTCIYLALHYGIRAANYPLTEEDLESDRLPPRLRPYRNKLFGLTIDPERLQQIRQERRPNSRYASAEVCRREVAAAETMFRMERIPTLSTTHTSIEEISSKVLGTLGLQREMF, from the coding sequence ATGACGGCGATCCGGCCGGTGTTCTATGTCTCGGACGGTACCGGCATCACCGCCGAAACCGTGGGCCACAGCCTGTTGACCCAGTTCTCCGGCTTCAGTTTCGTGACCGATCGCATGTCGTTCGTCGACGATGTGGACAAGGCGCACGAGGCCGCGCGCCGCATCCGTGCCGCCGGCGAGCGCTACCAGGTGCGCCCGATCGTGGTCAGCTCCTGCGTGGACTCGGCGCTGGGGCGGATCCTGGAGGAGAGCGGGGCGCTGGTGCTGGACGTGTTCGCGCCGTTCATCGGCCCCCTGGAGCAGGAGTTGGAGTCGACCCGGCATTCCAGGATCGGCCAGGCCCACGGCATGGTGGATTTCGACACCTACCACCGCCGCATCAATGCGATGAACTTCGCGCTGAGCCATGACGACGGCATCGCGGTGAACTACGACGAGGCCGACGTGGTGCTGGTGGCCGTGTCGCGCGCGGGCAAGACGCCGACCTGCATCTATCTGGCGCTGCACTATGGCATCCGCGCGGCCAACTATCCGTTGACCGAGGAGGACCTGGAAAGCGACCGCCTGCCGCCGCGCCTGCGACCCTACCGCAACAAGCTGTTCGGGCTGACCATCGACCCCGAGCGGCTGCAGCAGATCCGCCAGGAACGGCGGCCCAACTCCCGCTATGCCAGTGCCGAGGTCTGCCGGCGCGAGGTGGCCGCGGCCGAAACCATGTTCAGGATGGAACGCATCCCGACCCTGAGCACCACCCATACCTCGATCGAGGAGATCTCCAGCAAGGTGCTGGGCACGCTGGGGCTGCAGCGGGAGATGTTCTGA
- a CDS encoding 7,8-dihydro-8-oxoguanine triphosphatase produces MPYTPILATLGYVLSKDGTQALMIHRNTRPGDMHLGKYNGLGGKMEPQEDALACMHREIREEAGIECGTTRLRGTLSWPGFGKQGEDWFAFVFVIDDWTGTPLQSNPEGTLEWVPVDQLESLPLWEGDRHFLPLVFDADPRPFHGVMPYRDGRMQSWSYTRL; encoded by the coding sequence ATGCCCTATACCCCGATTCTCGCCACCCTGGGTTACGTGTTGTCCAAGGACGGCACCCAGGCCCTGATGATCCATCGCAACACCCGTCCCGGCGACATGCACCTGGGCAAGTACAACGGACTGGGCGGCAAGATGGAGCCGCAGGAGGACGCGCTGGCCTGCATGCACCGCGAGATCCGCGAGGAAGCCGGGATCGAATGCGGCACCACCCGCCTGCGCGGCACGCTCAGCTGGCCGGGCTTCGGCAAGCAGGGCGAGGACTGGTTCGCGTTCGTGTTCGTGATCGATGACTGGACCGGTACCCCGTTGCAGTCCAACCCCGAAGGCACGCTGGAGTGGGTGCCGGTGGACCAGCTCGAATCGTTGCCGCTGTGGGAAGGTGACCGCCATTTCCTGCCGCTGGTGTTCGACGCCGATCCGCGGCCGTTCCATGGAGTGATGCCGTATCGCGACGGGCGCATGCAGTCGTGGAGCTATACGCGGCTGTAA
- a CDS encoding CDP-diacylglycerol--serine O-phosphatidyltransferase, protein MKRHFSMLREFRLADWFTLGNAFCGTGAVFAAMRFLQDGQRGFLLFGMALIPLAFVFDALDGRIARWRQSSSTLGRELDSLADVISFGVAPAALAYACGMQGGWDWLVLSYFVCCGVSRLARYNVTAEEIAGDSDKVPYFEGTPIPTSLALVILLAVAAHFGAIGASLWGGVWQLGPWQLHPLVLLFALSGSLMISKTLHIPKP, encoded by the coding sequence ATGAAACGCCATTTCTCGATGCTGCGCGAGTTCCGGCTCGCGGACTGGTTCACCCTGGGCAACGCCTTCTGCGGCACCGGCGCGGTGTTCGCGGCGATGCGCTTCCTGCAGGACGGCCAGCGCGGTTTCCTGCTGTTCGGCATGGCGCTGATCCCGCTGGCGTTCGTGTTCGACGCGCTCGACGGCCGCATCGCCCGCTGGCGGCAATCGTCCTCCACCCTGGGGCGCGAACTGGATTCGCTGGCCGACGTGATCTCCTTCGGCGTCGCACCCGCCGCGCTGGCCTACGCCTGCGGCATGCAGGGCGGCTGGGACTGGCTGGTGCTGAGCTACTTCGTCTGCTGCGGCGTCAGCCGGCTGGCGCGCTACAACGTCACCGCCGAGGAAATCGCCGGCGACTCGGACAAGGTCCCGTACTTCGAGGGAACCCCCATTCCCACCAGCCTGGCGCTGGTGATCCTGCTGGCGGTGGCAGCGCATTTCGGCGCGATCGGCGCCAGCCTGTGGGGCGGCGTCTGGCAGCTGGGACCGTGGCAGCTGCATCCGCTGGTCCTGCTGTTCGCACTGTCGGGCTCGCTGATGATCAGCAAGACCCTGCATATTCCCAAACCCTGA